In one Nicotiana sylvestris chromosome 8, ASM39365v2, whole genome shotgun sequence genomic region, the following are encoded:
- the LOC138874822 gene encoding uncharacterized protein, which translates to MAEYKACILGLKMDIYMNVQELLVIGDSDLLIHQELRKRFTKTKFQHVPKVQNKFADALATLSSIIQHPDKNFIDPIPVKVHNAPAYYAHVEEEEDGKPWFHDIKEYLAQEEH; encoded by the exons atggccgagtataaagcctgcatcttgggactcaaAATGGACATttacatgaacgttcaagagctgctagtgattggagattcagacttgcttatacatcag gaattgagaaagaggttcacgaagacgaaattccagcatgttcccaaagTCCAGAATAAGTTCGCCGacgcattggctaccctatcatctataatacagcatccagacaagaatttcattgatcccattccagttaAAGTCCATAATGCCCCAGCTTACTATGCCCATGTCGAAGAGGAAgaagacggaaagccttggtttcatgatatcaaggaatatttggcacaagaaga gcactag